From Pseudomonas sp. StFLB209, a single genomic window includes:
- a CDS encoding RHS repeat-associated core domain-containing protein, protein MAMRIYRYDPLDRLARTRTLAAGEHSSPGFNGELPDPLTGHYLLGHGYRAYNPVLMRFNSPDSLSPFAEGGINAYAYCAGDPANRSDRSGHAVDDHMRSFLWIGLGLFGAAWGVKLAVPSIRKVLAGGTAASAKLAAAGAVGQLAASTAFTVSRVIAAVDPRSPVADPLMWAAIGLGLPSVGSRVSSFFWGKREGRLQAAAMVRAKQAQAMVQEQWHLRLDLRVTRQAAQLPAAERLALVLQPWLQAMSRNSRAPVQSIAASVRGR, encoded by the coding sequence ATGGCGATGCGTATCTACCGCTACGATCCGCTGGACCGTCTGGCCAGGACCAGAACCCTGGCTGCTGGCGAACATTCGTCGCCCGGCTTCAATGGCGAGTTGCCCGACCCGCTGACCGGGCACTACCTGCTGGGCCATGGCTATCGGGCGTACAACCCGGTGCTGATGCGTTTCAACAGCCCCGACAGCTTGAGCCCGTTTGCCGAAGGCGGGATCAATGCCTATGCCTATTGTGCGGGTGATCCGGCCAACCGCTCGGATCGCTCGGGGCATGCAGTGGATGATCATATGAGGTCGTTCCTGTGGATCGGCCTGGGGCTGTTCGGCGCAGCATGGGGCGTCAAACTGGCTGTACCTTCAATCCGGAAAGTGCTCGCGGGTGGAACTGCGGCCTCAGCCAAACTGGCGGCAGCTGGCGCGGTCGGTCAATTGGCGGCCAGCACGGCATTTACGGTCAGCCGGGTTATCGCTGCGGTGGACCCGCGATCGCCAGTGGCTGATCCGCTGATGTGGGCCGCCATCGGGCTTGGATTACCCTCGGTCGGCTCGCGGGTTTCCTCGTTTTTTTGGGGCAAGCGTGAAGGGCGTTTACAGGCTGCAGCCATGGTTCGCGCCAAGCAAGCCCAAGCCATGGTGCAGGAACAGTGGCACCTGCGGCTGGATCTGCGGGTAACACGTCAGGCCGCTCAGTTGCCGGCCGCAGAACGACTGGCACTGGTGCTGCAGCCCTGGTTGCAAGCCATGAGCAGGAATTCTCGTGCGCCGGTGCAGAGCATCGCAGCGTCCGTACGCGGACGTTAG
- a CDS encoding efflux RND transporter periplasmic adaptor subunit, whose product MPVVPARLLWVPLAAALLLAGCGEKPPEQPKLPRVYVQQVQAENFAASVALTGDIQARIQTPLSFRVGGKIIERYVDVGARVSARQVLARLDPKDLQVNVDSAQAAVVAEQARVTQAKAAFWRQQQLLPKGYTSQSEFDAAQAQLRGSESALKAAQAQLANAREQLSYTALVADAPGVITARQAEVGQVVSATQPIFELAGDGERDAVFNVYESLFVEPPGDQPVQVSLLDNPQLNVMGKVREVTPAVSAQTGTLQVKIALQPLPEGMSLGSVVSVALSPPARPRVELPWAALTKNIGQDIGQPAVWVVDEQGKAQLRTVKVARYLTGKVMIDDGLQPGEKVVTAGGQLLHPDIEVEIAEHKTSAAGAQP is encoded by the coding sequence ATGCCTGTTGTCCCTGCAAGACTGCTTTGGGTGCCTCTGGCTGCGGCCTTGCTGTTGGCCGGTTGCGGCGAAAAGCCGCCCGAGCAGCCCAAGCTGCCGCGGGTCTATGTTCAGCAAGTGCAGGCCGAGAATTTCGCCGCCAGCGTGGCGCTGACCGGCGATATTCAGGCACGCATTCAGACACCGCTGTCGTTCCGGGTAGGCGGCAAGATCATCGAACGTTACGTCGATGTGGGCGCGCGGGTCAGCGCCCGTCAGGTGTTGGCCCGTCTCGACCCCAAGGATTTGCAGGTCAATGTCGATTCAGCCCAGGCCGCGGTGGTGGCCGAGCAGGCGCGGGTGACCCAGGCCAAGGCTGCGTTCTGGCGTCAGCAGCAGTTGCTGCCCAAGGGCTATACCAGCCAGAGCGAGTTCGATGCTGCCCAGGCGCAATTGCGTGGCAGTGAAAGCGCGCTCAAGGCCGCCCAGGCGCAACTGGCCAACGCCCGTGAGCAATTGAGCTACACGGCATTGGTGGCTGATGCACCAGGGGTGATCACTGCGCGGCAGGCCGAAGTGGGCCAGGTGGTGTCGGCCACCCAGCCAATTTTCGAGCTGGCCGGCGATGGTGAGCGCGACGCGGTGTTCAACGTTTATGAGTCGCTGTTCGTCGAGCCACCGGGCGATCAGCCGGTGCAGGTCAGCCTGCTCGATAACCCGCAGCTCAACGTCATGGGCAAGGTGCGCGAGGTGACGCCAGCGGTCTCGGCGCAGACTGGCACGTTGCAGGTGAAAATCGCGCTGCAGCCGCTGCCTGAGGGCATGAGCCTCGGTTCGGTAGTCAGTGTTGCGCTCAGCCCGCCGGCCCGGCCGCGGGTCGAGTTGCCCTGGGCGGCATTGACCAAGAATATCGGCCAGGACATTGGCCAGCCGGCGGTGTGGGTGGTCGATGAACAGGGCAAGGCGCAGCTGCGTACGGTCAAGGTGGCGCGCTACCTGACCGGCAAGGTCATGATCGATGACGGTTTGCAGCCCGGTGAAAAGGTCGTGACCGCCGGCGGGCAATTGCTGCACCCGGATATCGAGGTGGAAATCGCCGAGCACAAAACCTCAGCCGCCGGAGCACAGCCATGA
- a CDS encoding efflux RND transporter periplasmic adaptor subunit: MKRSVLILTSAVLLAACGNDDPPPEPVRPVVWVKAQAESQQDFGRFAGNIQARYQSVLGFRVPGRIAQRAVDVGAEVRKGQLLARLDPTDQQNTLRNRESDQARVEAQFINAQANARRQQTLFDRGVGAQAQLDIALTDLKTSRSSLDQARAAAQQARDQLSYSELRSDHEAVVTEWKVEAGQVVSAGQEVVTLARPDIKEAVIDLPAELLDQLPAGVQFNVASQLDPSVSTTASLREVEPQPDASTRTRRARLTLAEQPAALRLGTAISVTLSSVVVPRVRLPLNALQEQAGQSRVWVVDAASQTVNPRPVTVISRTAESFLLSEGVKPGEQVVTAGINSLKPGQNVKIDKDSPR; this comes from the coding sequence ATGAAGCGCAGTGTCTTGATCCTGACCAGCGCCGTGCTGCTGGCCGCCTGTGGCAACGATGACCCGCCGCCAGAGCCGGTGCGGCCGGTGGTTTGGGTAAAGGCCCAGGCCGAGTCGCAGCAGGACTTCGGGCGCTTTGCCGGCAACATCCAGGCGCGTTATCAGAGTGTGCTGGGCTTCCGGGTGCCGGGGCGCATCGCCCAGCGCGCGGTGGATGTCGGCGCCGAGGTCCGCAAGGGCCAGTTGCTGGCACGCCTGGACCCCACCGATCAACAGAACACTTTGCGTAACCGCGAGAGCGATCAGGCCAGGGTCGAGGCGCAGTTCATCAATGCCCAGGCCAATGCCCGCCGTCAGCAGACGCTGTTTGACCGTGGGGTCGGCGCCCAGGCGCAACTGGATATCGCCCTGACTGACCTCAAGACCAGCCGCTCGTCGCTGGACCAGGCCCGTGCGGCGGCGCAGCAGGCCCGCGATCAATTGAGCTACAGCGAACTGCGCAGTGATCACGAGGCGGTGGTGACTGAGTGGAAAGTCGAAGCCGGGCAGGTGGTCAGCGCCGGTCAGGAGGTGGTCACCCTGGCCCGGCCGGATATCAAGGAAGCGGTGATCGACCTGCCGGCCGAACTGCTCGACCAGTTGCCAGCGGGCGTGCAGTTCAATGTCGCCAGCCAGCTTGATCCGAGTGTCAGCACCACGGCCAGCTTGCGTGAAGTCGAACCACAGCCGGACGCCTCGACCCGCACCCGGCGGGCGCGTCTGACCCTGGCCGAACAGCCGGCGGCGCTGCGCCTGGGCACGGCGATCAGCGTCACCCTGAGCTCGGTGGTGGTCCCGCGCGTACGCCTGCCGCTCAATGCCTTGCAAGAACAGGCAGGCCAGAGCCGGGTATGGGTGGTCGATGCCGCCAGCCAGACCGTCAACCCCAGGCCGGTCACCGTCATCAGCCGCACCGCTGAGAGCTTTTTGCTGAGCGAGGGCGTCAAGCCCGGCGAACAGGTGGTAACCGCAGGTATCAACAGCCTCAAGCCGGGGCAGAACGTCAAAATCGATAAGGACAGCCCGCGATGA
- a CDS encoding efflux RND transporter permease subunit yields the protein MKGGFNLSEWAIKHQSFVWYLMFVGLLMGVFSYMNLGREEDPSFTIKTMVIQTRWPGATVDETLNQVTDRIEKKLEELDSLDYVKSYTRPGESTIMVFLRDTTSAAAIPEIWYQVRKKVDDIRGEFPQGLQGPVFNDEFGDVYGSIYAFTADGFSMRQLRDYVEQVRAEIREVDGLGKVEMIGQQDEVIYLNFSTRKLAALGLDQRQVMQSLQSQNAVTPAGVIEAGPERISVRTSGQFASEKDLAAVNLRLNDRFYRLSDIADIERGFTDPPAPLFRYNGQPAIGLAIAMKDGGNIQQFGQALHARMDQATANLPVGVGVHKVSDQAEVVDKAVGGFTSALFEAVIIVMVVSFVSLGIRAGLVVACSIPLVLAMVFVFMEYSGITMQRISLGALIIALGLLVDDAMITVEMMVTRLEQGKSKEEAATYAYTSTAFPMLTGTLVTVAGFVPIGLNNSSAGEYTFTLFAVIAVAMLVSWIVAVLFAPVIGVHILSSKVKKGSEEPGRIGRALNASMLWSMRHRWLAIGFTILLFALALFSMRFVQNQFFPASDRPEILVDLNLPQSASINETRQVVDRLEATFKDDPDITRWSTYIGQGALRFYLPLDQQLQNPFYAQLVIVSKDLEARGALTERLRQRLREDFVGIGSFVQPLEMGPPVGRPLQYRISGPDIDKVRQHAIELAALLDNNSHVGEVVFDWNEPGKVLRIDINQDKARQLGLSSEDVASVMNSVVSGSTITQVRDDIYLLNVVGRAEDAERGSPETLQNLQIVTPQGTSIPLLAFATVGYELEQPLVWRRDRKPTITVKGAVRDEIQPTDLVAQLKPEIDKFTQGLPSGYKVATGGTVEESSKAQGPIAQVLPLMLFLMATFLMIQLHSVQKMFLVASVAPLGLIGVVLALVPTGTPLGFVAILGVLALVGIIIRNSVILVTQIDAYERAGYLPWDAVVEATEHRRRPILLTAAAASLGMIPIAREVFWGPMAYAMIGGIVVATLLTLLFLPALYVAWYRIKEPTEEQRHQAPVRAT from the coding sequence ATGAAAGGCGGTTTCAATCTCTCCGAGTGGGCCATCAAGCATCAGTCGTTCGTCTGGTATCTGATGTTCGTCGGCCTGCTGATGGGCGTGTTCTCCTACATGAACCTGGGCCGCGAAGAAGACCCATCGTTCACCATCAAGACCATGGTCATCCAGACCCGCTGGCCCGGCGCAACGGTGGATGAAACGCTCAATCAGGTGACCGATCGGATCGAGAAAAAGCTCGAAGAGCTGGACTCGCTGGATTATGTGAAGAGCTACACCCGGCCGGGTGAGTCCACGATCATGGTGTTCCTGCGCGACACCACCAGTGCCGCAGCGATTCCAGAGATCTGGTATCAGGTGCGCAAAAAGGTCGATGACATTCGCGGCGAGTTTCCGCAGGGCTTGCAAGGGCCGGTGTTCAATGACGAGTTCGGTGATGTCTACGGCTCGATCTACGCCTTTACCGCCGACGGGTTCAGCATGCGTCAGCTACGCGATTACGTGGAGCAAGTGCGCGCCGAGATTCGTGAGGTCGACGGGCTGGGCAAGGTCGAGATGATCGGCCAGCAGGACGAAGTGATTTATCTGAATTTCTCGACCCGCAAGCTGGCCGCGCTGGGGCTGGATCAGCGCCAGGTGATGCAGAGCCTGCAGTCACAGAACGCGGTCACCCCGGCCGGGGTGATCGAAGCCGGTCCCGAGCGGATCTCGGTGCGCACCTCCGGCCAGTTTGCCTCGGAGAAAGACCTGGCGGCGGTCAATCTGCGCCTTAACGATCGTTTCTACCGGCTTAGCGATATTGCTGATATCGAGCGCGGGTTTACCGACCCGCCTGCGCCGCTGTTTCGTTACAACGGCCAGCCGGCCATTGGCCTGGCGATTGCGATGAAAGATGGCGGCAATATCCAGCAATTTGGTCAGGCCCTGCATGCGCGGATGGATCAGGCCACCGCCAACCTGCCGGTGGGGGTCGGGGTGCATAAGGTCTCCGATCAGGCCGAGGTGGTGGACAAGGCGGTGGGCGGCTTTACCAGTGCGCTGTTCGAGGCGGTGATCATCGTCATGGTAGTCAGCTTCGTCAGCCTCGGCATTCGTGCAGGTCTGGTGGTGGCCTGCTCGATCCCGCTGGTGCTGGCCATGGTCTTCGTGTTCATGGAGTACAGCGGAATCACCATGCAGCGCATTTCGCTCGGTGCCCTGATCATCGCCCTGGGCCTGTTGGTGGACGATGCGATGATCACCGTGGAGATGATGGTCACCCGCCTGGAGCAAGGCAAAAGCAAGGAGGAGGCAGCGACCTATGCCTATACCTCGACAGCCTTTCCGATGCTCACCGGCACGCTGGTCACTGTGGCCGGATTCGTGCCGATTGGCCTGAACAACAGTTCCGCCGGCGAGTACACCTTTACCCTGTTTGCAGTCATTGCCGTGGCCATGCTGGTGTCCTGGATCGTCGCGGTGCTGTTCGCGCCGGTGATCGGTGTGCACATTCTCAGCAGCAAGGTGAAGAAGGGCAGTGAAGAGCCTGGGCGGATCGGCCGGGCGTTGAACGCCAGCATGCTGTGGTCGATGCGCCATCGCTGGCTGGCGATCGGCTTTACCATCCTGCTGTTCGCCCTGGCGCTGTTTTCCATGCGCTTTGTCCAGAACCAGTTTTTCCCGGCCTCGGACCGGCCGGAAATCCTCGTTGATCTGAACCTGCCGCAAAGTGCCTCGATCAATGAGACGCGCCAGGTGGTTGATCGCCTGGAAGCAACCTTCAAAGACGACCCGGACATCACCCGCTGGAGCACTTACATCGGCCAGGGCGCGCTGCGCTTCTATCTGCCGCTGGACCAGCAATTGCAAAACCCTTTCTATGCCCAGTTGGTGATTGTCAGCAAGGATCTGGAGGCTCGTGGTGCATTGACCGAGCGCCTGCGTCAGCGCTTGCGTGAAGACTTCGTCGGCATCGGCTCGTTCGTCCAGCCGCTGGAAATGGGCCCGCCGGTGGGGCGGCCGTTGCAGTACCGGATCAGCGGCCCGGATATCGACAAGGTGCGCCAGCATGCCATCGAGCTGGCGGCGTTGCTGGATAACAACAGTCATGTGGGCGAGGTGGTGTTCGACTGGAACGAACCGGGCAAGGTGCTGCGCATTGATATCAACCAGGACAAGGCGCGGCAACTGGGCTTGTCGTCCGAGGACGTGGCGTCGGTGATGAACAGCGTGGTCAGCGGTTCGACCATCACGCAGGTGCGGGACGATATTTATCTGCTCAATGTGGTGGGGCGCGCCGAAGATGCCGAGCGCGGTAGCCCTGAAACTTTGCAGAACCTGCAGATCGTCACCCCGCAGGGCACCTCGATCCCGCTACTGGCCTTCGCCACGGTGGGCTATGAACTGGAGCAACCCTTGGTGTGGCGCCGCGACCGCAAACCGACCATCACGGTCAAAGGTGCCGTGCGTGACGAAATCCAGCCCACCGACCTGGTGGCCCAGTTGAAGCCCGAGATAGACAAATTCACCCAAGGCTTGCCCAGTGGCTATAAGGTCGCCACCGGCGGCACGGTTGAAGAGAGCAGCAAGGCGCAAGGGCCGATTGCTCAGGTGTTGCCGCTGATGCTGTTCCTGATGGCGACCTTCCTGATGATCCAGTTGCATAGCGTGCAGAAGATGTTTCTGGTCGCCAGCGTGGCGCCGCTGGGGCTGATTGGCGTGGTACTGGCGCTGGTCCCCACCGGCACGCCGTTGGGCTTTGTCGCGATCCTCGGGGTGCTGGCGCTAGTGGGTATCATCATCCGCAACTCGGTGATTCTGGTGACCCAGATCGATGCTTACGAACGCGCCGGCTACCTGCCGTGGGATGCTGTGGTCGAAGCGACCGAGCACCGCCGTCGTCCGATTCTACTGACGGCGGCGGCGGCTAGCCTGGGCATGATCCCGATTGCCCGTGAGGTGTTCTGGGGCCCGATGGCCTACGCCATGATCGGCGGGATCGTGGTGGCGACCCTGCTGACCCTGCTATTTCTGCCGGCACTGTATGTAGCCTGGTACCGGATCAAGGAGCCGACTGAGGAGCAACGGCATCAGGCACCGGTGAGGGCGACTTGA
- a CDS encoding RNA-guided endonuclease InsQ/TnpB family protein, producing MKATKTLKIRVRDKHAAQLREASRAVNFVWNYVNELSRRSIRERGRFLSAFDIHKYTNGAGKDLGLHSQSVQAVADEYVTRRKQFKKRQLRWRCSGGARRSLGWVPLKAGAAVWKNGQVVFNKQHFKVWDSYGLAGFKFRSGSFNEDSRGRWYFNVVVEVDRQLSPGQDAVGIDLGLKTTATCSDGDRLESGRFYRDLESALGTAQRAGKKARVRAIHAKIANRRKDCLHKFSNALVARCGVIVVGDVNSLKLAKTRMAKSVLDAGWGQLKTMLEYKCDHAGTVFKVVSERNTTQTCSSCKQLPDSRPRGIAGLGIREWTCCGCGATHDRDVNAAKNILALGHERPVVGIPAL from the coding sequence ATGAAAGCGACCAAAACCCTCAAGATTCGAGTGCGAGACAAGCATGCAGCGCAGTTGCGTGAAGCGTCTCGTGCTGTGAATTTTGTGTGGAACTACGTAAACGAGTTGAGCCGTCGCTCGATTCGTGAGCGTGGTCGTTTTCTGTCGGCGTTCGACATTCACAAGTACACCAACGGGGCCGGCAAAGACTTGGGACTGCACAGCCAATCGGTGCAGGCTGTTGCCGACGAATATGTCACACGGCGCAAGCAGTTCAAAAAGCGTCAGCTACGCTGGCGCTGCTCGGGCGGCGCTCGGCGCAGCCTGGGCTGGGTGCCCTTGAAGGCCGGCGCTGCTGTCTGGAAAAACGGCCAGGTCGTCTTCAACAAACAGCACTTCAAGGTCTGGGACAGCTACGGCCTGGCGGGTTTTAAATTCAGATCCGGCAGCTTCAACGAGGACAGCCGTGGACGCTGGTATTTCAACGTCGTGGTCGAGGTCGACCGGCAGTTATCGCCAGGCCAGGACGCGGTGGGTATCGACCTCGGACTGAAAACCACGGCCACCTGCAGCGACGGTGATCGCCTTGAAAGCGGCAGGTTCTACCGGGATCTGGAGAGCGCCCTGGGCACGGCCCAGCGCGCCGGCAAGAAAGCCCGTGTGCGGGCGATCCACGCCAAAATTGCGAACCGCCGCAAGGATTGCCTGCATAAGTTCAGCAACGCGCTGGTAGCGCGTTGTGGCGTCATTGTGGTGGGCGATGTGAACTCACTGAAACTCGCAAAAACCAGAATGGCCAAGTCGGTGCTGGACGCCGGCTGGGGTCAATTGAAAACCATGCTGGAATACAAATGCGATCACGCAGGCACGGTTTTCAAGGTTGTTAGCGAGAGAAACACCACCCAAACCTGTTCGAGCTGCAAGCAATTGCCGGACTCGAGGCCGAGAGGTATCGCAGGGCTTGGAATAAGGGAATGGACTTGTTGTGGGTGTGGTGCCACCCACGACCGCGACGTCAACGCCGCAAAGAACATTCTCGCGCTCGGGCATGAGCGTCCAGTTGTGGGAATCCCCGCCCTTTAG
- a CDS encoding class I SAM-dependent DNA methyltransferase, whose protein sequence is MKLDSGTLQQITRNTLAHYDQSAESFREGTRDHDVSQNIEALLRHLDASAPLHILDFGCGPGRDLKVFSALGHHPTGLDGSQRFAEMARTDTGCEVWHQDFLALDLPANRFDGIFANASLFHVPRQELPRVLRQLHATLKPGGVLFSSNPRGQNQEGWNGPRYGSYHDLPAWQALLIDAGFVELEHYYRPAGLPRDQQPWLASVWRRG, encoded by the coding sequence ATGAAGCTCGACTCCGGCACCCTGCAACAGATCACCCGCAACACGCTGGCTCACTATGACCAATCAGCCGAGAGCTTTCGCGAGGGCACCCGTGACCATGACGTCAGCCAGAACATCGAGGCCCTGCTGCGCCACCTCGATGCATCAGCGCCCTTGCATATTCTCGACTTCGGTTGCGGCCCGGGCAGGGACCTGAAGGTGTTTAGCGCTCTGGGTCATCATCCGACCGGGCTCGATGGCAGCCAGCGCTTTGCTGAAATGGCCCGCACCGATACAGGCTGCGAGGTATGGCATCAGGACTTCCTGGCGCTGGACCTGCCCGCCAACCGGTTCGACGGCATCTTCGCCAACGCCTCGCTCTTCCACGTGCCACGTCAGGAACTGCCCCGCGTACTGCGCCAACTGCACGCCACACTCAAGCCCGGCGGCGTGCTGTTCAGTTCCAACCCCCGTGGCCAGAACCAGGAAGGCTGGAACGGTCCGCGCTACGGGTCTTATCACGACTTGCCGGCCTGGCAGGCACTGCTGATTGACGCAGGTTTTGTCGAACTCGAACACTACTACCGCCCAGCCGGGCTACCCAGGGACCAACAGCCCTGGCTGGCCAGCGTGTGGCGGCGTGGTTGA
- the tcyN gene encoding L-cystine ABC transporter ATP-binding protein TcyN gives MIEIKGLTKQFKGNEVLKGIDLRIEAGEVVAIIGPSGSGKTTLLRCLNLLEEPSGGSLQIGDIRIDGNRPLSQQQGLIRQLRQQVGFVFQNFNLFPHRTALENIIEGPVVVKKVAKEKAIALARQLLAKVGLSGKEDAYPKRLSGGQQQRVAIARALAMEPQVILFDEPTSALDPELVGEVLSTIRALAEENRTMVIVTHEMSFARDVANRVIFIDKGVIVEQGEAKALFANPQQERTRQFLERSRF, from the coding sequence ATGATTGAAATAAAAGGGCTCACCAAGCAGTTCAAGGGCAATGAGGTACTCAAAGGCATTGATCTGCGTATCGAGGCCGGTGAGGTGGTGGCGATCATCGGCCCCAGCGGCTCGGGCAAAACCACCTTGCTGCGCTGCCTGAATCTGCTCGAAGAACCTTCGGGCGGCTCCTTGCAGATCGGCGATATCCGTATCGATGGCAACCGGCCGTTGAGCCAGCAGCAAGGCCTGATCCGCCAGTTGCGGCAACAGGTCGGTTTCGTGTTCCAGAACTTCAACCTGTTCCCGCACCGCACGGCGCTGGAGAACATCATTGAAGGGCCGGTGGTGGTCAAGAAAGTGGCGAAAGAAAAAGCCATTGCCCTGGCCCGTCAGTTGCTGGCCAAGGTTGGCCTGAGCGGCAAGGAAGACGCCTACCCCAAGCGGCTGTCCGGCGGTCAGCAGCAACGGGTAGCGATTGCCCGGGCGTTGGCCATGGAGCCGCAGGTGATCCTGTTCGATGAACCGACCTCGGCGCTGGATCCGGAGCTGGTCGGCGAGGTGCTCAGCACCATTCGCGCCCTGGCCGAAGAAAACCGCACCATGGTCATCGTCACCCACGAGATGAGCTTTGCCCGGGATGTTGCCAACCGGGTGATCTTCATCGACAAGGGCGTGATCGTCGAACAGGGCGAAGCCAAGGCACTGTTTGCCAACCCGCAGCAGGAGCGGACACGGCAGTTTCTTGAACGCAGCCGTTTTTGA
- the tcyL gene encoding cystine ABC transporter permease, producing the protein MIEESLNLALESAPFLLKGAYYTIVLSLGGMFFGLILGFALALMRLSRIKPVSWIARIYVSFFRGTPLLVQLFMIYYGLPQLGVELDPLPAALIGFSLNMAAYACEILRAAIGAVDRGQWEAAASIGMTRWQTMRRAILPQAARTALPPLGNSFISLVKDTALAATIQVPELFRQAQLITARTFEIFTMYLAAALIYWVLATVLSHLQNRLEARVNRHDLES; encoded by the coding sequence ATGATTGAAGAGAGCCTGAATCTCGCGCTCGAATCCGCGCCTTTTCTGCTCAAAGGCGCGTATTACACGATCGTGCTCAGCCTGGGTGGTATGTTCTTCGGACTGATACTGGGCTTTGCACTGGCCTTGATGCGTCTGTCGCGCATCAAGCCGGTGAGCTGGATCGCCCGCATCTACGTGTCGTTCTTTCGCGGCACGCCGCTGCTGGTGCAGCTGTTCATGATCTATTACGGCCTGCCGCAACTGGGTGTGGAACTGGACCCGTTGCCGGCCGCGCTGATCGGTTTCTCGCTGAACATGGCGGCCTACGCCTGTGAGATCCTGCGTGCAGCGATCGGCGCCGTGGACCGCGGGCAATGGGAAGCGGCAGCCAGTATCGGCATGACCCGCTGGCAGACCATGCGCCGGGCGATCCTGCCCCAGGCTGCGCGTACCGCTCTGCCGCCCCTGGGCAACAGTTTCATCTCACTGGTCAAGGACACCGCGCTGGCCGCCACCATCCAGGTGCCGGAGCTGTTCCGCCAGGCGCAACTGATTACCGCCCGCACCTTTGAGATCTTCACCATGTACCTGGCCGCCGCGCTGATCTACTGGGTGCTGGCCACTGTGCTTTCACACCTGCAGAACCGCCTGGAAGCCCGGGTCAACCGCCATGATCTGGAGTCTTGA
- the tcyJ gene encoding cystine ABC transporter substrate-binding protein produces MNISAIRRTLLLSALSLALGTGLASQAMAGEQLQKIKDSGTLNVGLEGTYPPFSFVDNNGKLSGFEVELSEALAKELGVKAKIQPTKWDGILAALESKRLDVVVNQVTISEERKKKYDFSKPYTVSGIQALTQKKDEGSIKTAQDLVGKKIGVGLGTNYEQWLKSNVPGAVVKTYDDDPTKYQDLRVGRIDAILVDRLAALELIAKTKDTLAVAGEPFSRQEAGVALRKGEPELHEAIDKALDKLRADGTLAKLSEKYFGADVTK; encoded by the coding sequence ATGAACATTTCCGCTATCCGCCGTACCCTCCTCCTCTCGGCCCTGAGCCTGGCGCTTGGCACAGGTCTGGCCAGCCAGGCCATGGCCGGCGAACAACTGCAGAAAATCAAGGACAGCGGCACCCTGAACGTGGGCCTGGAAGGCACTTATCCACCGTTCAGTTTTGTGGATAACAACGGCAAGCTCAGCGGCTTCGAGGTCGAGCTCTCCGAGGCGCTGGCCAAAGAGTTGGGCGTCAAGGCCAAGATCCAGCCAACCAAGTGGGATGGCATCCTCGCCGCACTGGAATCCAAGCGTCTGGACGTAGTCGTCAATCAGGTGACCATCTCGGAAGAGCGCAAGAAAAAATACGATTTCTCCAAGCCCTACACCGTATCCGGTATCCAGGCGCTGACCCAGAAGAAGGACGAAGGCAGCATCAAGACCGCCCAGGATCTGGTCGGCAAGAAAATCGGCGTCGGCCTGGGTACCAACTACGAGCAATGGCTCAAGAGCAATGTACCGGGCGCCGTGGTCAAGACCTACGACGATGACCCGACCAAATACCAGGACCTGCGTGTCGGCCGCATCGACGCCATTCTGGTCGACCGCCTGGCAGCCCTGGAGCTGATCGCCAAGACCAAAGACACCCTGGCAGTCGCCGGTGAGCCTTTCTCGCGCCAGGAAGCCGGTGTCGCGCTGCGCAAAGGCGAGCCCGAGCTGCATGAAGCCATCGACAAGGCGCTGGATAAACTGCGCGCTGACGGCACCCTGGCCAAGCTGTCCGAGAAGTACTTCGGGGCTGACGTGACTAAATGA